A single region of the Cronobacter condimenti 1330 genome encodes:
- the folP gene encoding dihydropteroate synthase has protein sequence MKLFAQGTMLELSHPHVMGILNVTPDSFSDGGQHNTLTEAVKHANAMINAGATIIDVGGESTRPGAAEVSVDEELSRVVPVVEALAQRFEVWVSVDTSKAEVIRESARAGAHIINDIRSLTEPGALEAAAQTGLPVCLMHMQGQPKTMQQAPHYDDVFTDVMRFFEQHIARCEAAGITKEKIILDPGFGFGKNLTHNYQLLARLSEFHRFGMPLLVGMSRKSMIGQLLNVGPDQRLPGSLACAVTAAMQGAQIMRVHDVKETVEAMRVVEATLSAKDKKYYE, from the coding sequence ATGAAACTCTTCGCTCAGGGCACAATGCTCGAACTCTCGCACCCACATGTGATGGGGATCCTGAATGTCACGCCTGATTCATTCTCCGATGGTGGCCAACACAACACGCTTACAGAGGCCGTGAAACATGCCAATGCAATGATTAACGCGGGTGCGACAATCATTGACGTGGGAGGGGAGTCAACGCGCCCGGGAGCCGCAGAAGTGAGCGTAGATGAGGAGCTTTCACGCGTCGTGCCGGTTGTTGAAGCGCTGGCGCAACGGTTCGAAGTATGGGTTTCCGTCGATACGTCAAAAGCTGAGGTGATTCGTGAGTCGGCGCGAGCCGGGGCGCATATCATTAACGATATCCGCTCGTTGACTGAACCCGGGGCGCTGGAGGCTGCGGCACAAACCGGATTGCCGGTTTGTCTGATGCATATGCAGGGCCAGCCTAAAACGATGCAGCAGGCGCCGCACTATGATGATGTGTTTACCGATGTCATGCGCTTTTTCGAACAGCATATTGCGCGTTGTGAGGCGGCAGGCATAACAAAAGAGAAAATCATACTCGACCCGGGATTCGGTTTCGGTAAAAATCTGACCCACAATTATCAGCTTCTTGCCCGGCTTTCAGAATTTCACCGTTTCGGAATGCCTTTGTTGGTGGGAATGTCGCGTAAATCGATGATTGGACAATTACTTAATGTTGGGCCCGACCAGCGCCTGCCGGGTAGTCTCGCTTGTGCAGTCACGGCGGCGATGCAGGGCGCGCAAATTATGCGGGTTCACGACGTCAAAGAAACCGTCGAAGCGATGCGCGTAGTGGAAGCAACTCTTTCAGCGAAGGATAAAAAATACTATGAGTAA
- a CDS encoding DMT family transporter: MKQQAGIGILLALTTAMCWGALPIAMKQVLEVMEPPTVVFYRFLMAGIGLGLILTIKGKLPPMGLFRKPRWLVLLAIATGGLFGNFILFSSSLQYLSPTASQVIGQLSPVGMMVASVLILKEKMRGTQVIGALMLLCGLVMFFNTSLIEIFTRLTDYTWGVIFGIGAATVWVSYGVAQKVLLRRLASQQILFLLYTLCTIALLPLAKPAVLFQLSSWQVACLIFCGLNTLVGYGALAEAMARWQAAQVSAIITLTPLFTLLFSDVLSVAWPDFFARPMLNLLGYLGAFVVVAGAMYSAIGHRLWGRWRKNEAVGVLPRSGE; this comes from the coding sequence ATGAAGCAGCAGGCCGGCATTGGTATTCTTTTGGCGCTTACGACCGCAATGTGCTGGGGTGCGCTGCCAATTGCAATGAAGCAGGTACTGGAAGTGATGGAGCCGCCCACCGTGGTGTTCTACCGCTTTCTGATGGCGGGAATCGGGCTTGGGTTGATCCTTACGATCAAAGGCAAACTACCGCCGATGGGCTTGTTTCGCAAACCGCGCTGGCTGGTTTTACTGGCAATAGCGACAGGTGGTCTCTTCGGCAACTTCATTCTGTTTAGTTCTTCCCTGCAATATTTAAGCCCCACAGCCTCGCAAGTAATAGGCCAGCTTTCGCCGGTTGGCATGATGGTCGCAAGCGTTCTAATCCTCAAAGAAAAGATGCGCGGCACGCAGGTTATTGGGGCATTGATGCTGCTTTGCGGACTGGTGATGTTTTTCAACACCAGCCTGATAGAGATCTTTACGCGGCTTACCGATTACACCTGGGGTGTGATTTTCGGGATAGGCGCGGCGACGGTGTGGGTAAGTTATGGCGTGGCGCAGAAAGTATTACTGCGGCGTCTGGCCTCGCAACAGATCCTCTTTTTGCTGTACACTTTATGTACTATTGCGCTGTTGCCGCTGGCGAAGCCTGCCGTACTGTTCCAGCTCAGCTCATGGCAAGTCGCCTGTCTTATTTTCTGTGGCCTGAATACGCTGGTGGGATATGGTGCGCTGGCAGAAGCGATGGCGAGATGGCAGGCGGCGCAGGTAAGCGCCATTATTACGCTTACCCCTTTGTTTACCTTACTATTTTCAGATGTGTTATCTGTTGCCTGGCCCGATTTCTTCGCCAGACCGATGCTAAACCTGTTGGGTTATCTCGGTGCGTTTGTCGTGGTTGCGGGTGCGATGTATTCCGCCATTGGTCACCGTCTTTGGGGACGGTGGCGCAAAAACGAAGCGGTTGGAGTACTCCCCCGCTCGGGCGAATGA
- the dacB gene encoding serine-type D-Ala-D-Ala carboxypeptidase yields MRFSRFAVGLTTSVALNASAANVEEYINQLPAGANLALMVQKVGASSPEIDFHSQQMALPASTQKVITALAALLQLGPDYRFTTTLESRGDVRDGVLDGDLIARFTGDPTFKRQDMRNMVTALKKAGVQQIKGNVLIDTSAFASHDKAPGWPWNDMTQCFSAPPSAAIVDRNCFSVSLYSAPQAGEPAFVRIASYYPVNVYSQVKTLPRGSSEAQYCELDVVTGDLNRYTLTGCMTQRADPLPLAFAIQDGAGYAGAILKAELKQAGITYNGTLLRQTQPNEPGTIIASRQSPPLHDLLRVMLKKSDNMIADTVFRTIGRNFYGVPGTWRAGADAVRQILRQKAGVDLGNTIVVDGSGLSRHNLIAPATMMQVLQYIARNDSQLNFISMLPLAGHDGSLLYRAGLHEAGVDGKVSAKTGSLQGVYNLAGFITTASGQRMAFVQYLSGYAVEPADQRNRRIPLVRFESRLYRDLYQNN; encoded by the coding sequence ATGCGATTTTCCAGATTTGCTGTCGGATTGACCACCAGTGTAGCCCTGAATGCCAGTGCCGCCAATGTCGAAGAGTATATCAATCAGTTACCCGCCGGCGCGAATCTCGCTCTGATGGTGCAAAAAGTCGGAGCCAGCTCCCCTGAGATTGATTTTCACAGCCAGCAGATGGCGCTGCCTGCCAGTACACAGAAAGTGATTACGGCACTGGCCGCGCTGTTGCAGCTCGGGCCGGACTACCGCTTCACCACGACACTTGAAAGCCGTGGCGACGTGCGGGACGGCGTGCTGGACGGCGATTTAATCGCACGCTTCACTGGCGACCCAACCTTCAAGCGTCAGGATATGCGCAATATGGTTACGGCGCTAAAAAAAGCAGGCGTTCAGCAAATAAAGGGAAACGTGCTGATCGACACTTCTGCCTTTGCGAGCCACGATAAAGCGCCCGGTTGGCCGTGGAACGACATGACCCAGTGCTTTAGCGCGCCGCCTTCAGCGGCCATTGTTGATCGTAACTGTTTTTCCGTCTCGCTCTACAGCGCGCCACAAGCGGGCGAGCCCGCTTTTGTGCGTATCGCCTCTTATTATCCGGTTAACGTCTACAGCCAGGTGAAAACCCTGCCGCGAGGCTCCTCGGAAGCGCAGTATTGCGAGCTGGATGTGGTGACAGGCGACCTCAATCGCTACACGCTAACAGGCTGCATGACGCAGCGCGCCGATCCGCTACCGCTGGCCTTCGCGATTCAGGACGGCGCAGGTTACGCAGGGGCTATTCTCAAAGCGGAACTCAAACAAGCGGGCATCACTTACAATGGCACGCTGCTGCGCCAGACGCAGCCGAACGAGCCGGGCACAATTATCGCCAGCCGCCAGTCGCCTCCGCTGCATGACCTTCTGCGCGTGATGCTTAAAAAGTCCGACAATATGATTGCCGACACGGTATTCCGTACCATCGGTCGTAACTTCTATGGCGTACCAGGCACCTGGCGTGCCGGCGCGGATGCCGTTCGCCAAATCCTGCGTCAAAAAGCAGGCGTAGATTTAGGCAATACAATCGTGGTGGATGGTTCTGGCCTGTCGCGCCATAATCTGATAGCGCCCGCCACCATGATGCAGGTGCTGCAGTACATTGCGCGCAACGACAGCCAGCTGAATTTTATCTCTATGCTTCCGCTTGCAGGGCACGATGGCTCGCTGCTATACCGGGCAGGTCTGCATGAAGCGGGCGTAGATGGCAAAGTTTCCGCCAAAACCGGCTCGCTACAAGGGGTTTATAACCTGGCGGGCTTTATTACTACGGCCAGCGGGCAACGCATGGCATTCGTTCAGTATCTTTCCGGCTACGCCGTAGAGCCTGCGGATCAGCGCAACCGCCGCATTCCGCTGGTACGCTTTGAGAGCAGGCTCTATCGCGACCTTTACCAGAATAACTAA
- the ftsH gene encoding ATP-dependent zinc metalloprotease FtsH, producing the protein MAKNLILWLVIAVVLMSVFQSFGPSESSGRRVDYSTFLQEVNQDQVREARINGREINVTKKDSNRYTTYIPVNDPKLLDNLLTKNVKVVGEPPEEQSLLATIFISWFPMLLLIGVWIFFMRQMQGGGGKGAMSFGKSKARMLTEDQIKTTFADVAGCDEAKEEVGELVEYLREPSRFQKLGGKIPKGVLMVGPPGTGKTLLAKAIAGEAKVPFFTISGSDFVEMFVGVGASRVRDMFEQAKKAAPCIIFIDEIDAVGRQRGAGLGGGHDEREQTLNQMLVEMDGFEGNEGIIVIAATNRPDVLDPALLRPGRFDRQVVVGLPDVRGREQILKVHMRRVPLAPDIDAAIIARGTPGFSGADLANLVNEAALFAARGNRRVVSMVEFEKAKDKIMMGAERRSMVMTEAQKESTAYHEAGHAIIGRLVPEHDPVHKVTIIPRGRALGVTFFLPEGDAISASRQKLESQISTLYGGRLAEEIIYGPEHVSTGASNDIKVATNLARNMVTQWGFSDKLGPLLYAEEEGEVFLGRSVAKAKHMSDETARIIDQEVKSLIERNYNRARQILNDNMDILHAMKDALMKYETIDAPQIDDLMARRDVRPPAGWEDPGANNNSDSNGTPRAPRPVDEPRTPNPGNTMSEQFGDK; encoded by the coding sequence ATGGCGAAAAACCTAATACTCTGGCTGGTCATCGCAGTTGTGCTGATGTCAGTATTCCAGAGCTTTGGGCCCAGCGAGTCGAGTGGCCGTAGGGTGGATTACTCTACCTTCCTGCAAGAAGTTAACCAGGACCAGGTTCGCGAAGCGCGTATCAACGGACGTGAAATCAACGTTACCAAGAAAGATAGTAACCGATACACGACTTACATTCCCGTAAACGATCCCAAACTCCTTGATAACCTGCTGACTAAAAACGTAAAAGTAGTTGGTGAGCCGCCTGAAGAACAGAGCCTGCTGGCCACTATCTTCATTTCGTGGTTCCCGATGCTGTTGCTGATTGGGGTCTGGATATTCTTTATGCGTCAGATGCAGGGCGGCGGTGGCAAAGGTGCCATGTCGTTCGGTAAAAGCAAAGCACGCATGCTGACGGAAGATCAGATTAAAACCACTTTTGCTGACGTGGCAGGTTGCGACGAAGCGAAAGAAGAAGTGGGCGAGCTGGTGGAATACCTGCGCGAACCGAGCCGTTTCCAGAAGCTGGGCGGTAAAATTCCGAAAGGTGTTTTAATGGTCGGCCCGCCGGGTACCGGTAAAACGCTGCTGGCAAAAGCCATCGCAGGCGAAGCGAAAGTACCGTTCTTTACTATTTCCGGTTCTGACTTCGTAGAAATGTTCGTGGGTGTGGGTGCGTCCCGTGTTCGCGATATGTTTGAACAGGCTAAAAAAGCGGCACCTTGCATCATCTTTATCGATGAAATCGATGCCGTTGGCCGCCAGCGTGGCGCTGGTCTTGGCGGTGGTCATGATGAACGTGAGCAGACGCTAAACCAGATGCTGGTTGAAATGGACGGGTTTGAAGGTAACGAAGGCATTATTGTCATCGCGGCGACTAACCGTCCTGACGTACTGGATCCTGCGCTACTGCGTCCCGGTCGTTTCGACCGTCAGGTTGTGGTTGGCCTGCCAGATGTACGTGGCCGTGAGCAGATCCTGAAAGTGCACATGCGACGTGTACCGCTGGCGCCGGATATCGACGCGGCAATTATCGCGCGCGGTACGCCGGGCTTCTCGGGCGCTGACCTTGCGAACCTGGTGAACGAAGCGGCGCTGTTCGCCGCACGCGGGAACCGTCGCGTGGTATCAATGGTTGAGTTCGAAAAAGCGAAAGACAAAATCATGATGGGCGCGGAACGCCGTTCCATGGTCATGACCGAAGCGCAGAAAGAATCCACCGCTTACCATGAAGCGGGCCATGCGATTATCGGCCGTCTGGTGCCTGAGCACGATCCGGTACATAAAGTAACGATTATTCCGCGCGGTCGCGCGCTGGGCGTAACGTTCTTCCTGCCTGAAGGTGATGCTATCAGCGCCAGCCGTCAGAAGCTGGAGAGCCAGATTTCTACGCTATACGGCGGTCGTCTGGCAGAAGAAATTATTTACGGACCAGAGCATGTTTCCACGGGTGCGTCTAACGACATTAAAGTGGCGACGAACCTGGCGCGTAATATGGTGACTCAGTGGGGCTTCTCCGACAAACTCGGTCCGCTACTGTATGCGGAAGAAGAAGGTGAAGTATTCCTGGGCCGCAGCGTGGCGAAAGCCAAGCATATGTCAGACGAAACGGCGCGTATTATCGATCAGGAAGTTAAGTCCCTTATCGAACGTAACTACAATCGCGCTCGTCAGATTCTGAACGATAACATGGACATCTTGCATGCCATGAAAGATGCGCTGATGAAATATGAAACCATCGACGCGCCGCAAATCGACGATCTGATGGCTCGCCGTGATGTTCGCCCGCCAGCTGGCTGGGAAGATCCGGGTGCTAACAATAACTCTGACAGCAATGGCACCCCGCGTGCGCCGCGTCCGGTCGATGAACCGCGTACGCCGAACCCGGGTAACACCATGTCTGAGCAGTTCGGTGATAAATAA
- the rlmE gene encoding 23S rRNA (uridine(2552)-2'-O)-methyltransferase RlmE produces the protein MTGKKRSASSSRWLQEHFSDKYVQQAQKKGLRSRAWFKLDEIQQSDKIFKPGMTVVDLGAAPGGWSQYVVTQIGGAGRIIACDLLPMDPIVGVDFLQGDFRDELVMKALLERVGDSKVQVVMSDMAPNMSGTPAVDIPRAMYLVELALEMCRDVLAPGGSFVVKVFQGEGFDEYLREIRSLFTKVKVRKPDSSRARSREVYIVATGRKL, from the coding sequence ATGACAGGTAAAAAGCGTTCTGCCAGCTCCAGTCGCTGGCTTCAGGAACACTTTAGCGATAAATATGTTCAACAGGCGCAGAAAAAAGGGTTACGTTCCCGTGCCTGGTTTAAACTTGATGAAATACAGCAAAGTGACAAGATTTTTAAACCGGGGATGACAGTCGTCGATCTTGGCGCGGCGCCCGGTGGTTGGTCACAGTATGTCGTCACGCAAATTGGAGGCGCGGGCCGTATTATCGCTTGCGATCTTTTACCAATGGATCCTATCGTTGGTGTGGACTTCCTTCAGGGCGACTTTCGTGATGAATTAGTTATGAAAGCGTTACTGGAACGCGTGGGTGACAGTAAAGTACAGGTTGTCATGTCAGATATGGCACCAAACATGAGCGGGACTCCAGCTGTAGATATTCCCCGCGCCATGTATCTGGTGGAACTGGCGCTCGAGATGTGTCGAGATGTGCTGGCACCGGGCGGTAGTTTTGTTGTGAAGGTGTTTCAGGGCGAAGGTTTCGATGAATACCTGCGGGAAATTCGCTCCCTGTTTACGAAGGTGAAAGTTCGTAAACCGGACTCTTCTCGTGCCCGTTCACGTGAAGTGTACATTGTAGCGACCGGGCGCAAACTATAG
- the cgtA gene encoding Obg family GTPase CgtA: MKFVDEATILVVAGDGGNGCVSFRREKYIPKGGPDGGDGGDGGDVWLEADENLNTLIDYRFEKSFRAERGQNGQSRDCTGKRGKDVTVKVPVGTRVIDQGTGETMGDMTKHGQRLMVAKGGWHGLGNTRFKSSVNRTPRQKTMGTPGEKRDLQLELMLLADVGMLGMPNAGKSTFIRAVSAAKPKVADYPFTTLVPSLGVVRMDNEKSFVVADIPGLIEGAAEGAGLGIRFLKHLERCRVLLHLIDLDPIDGSDPAENARIIVGELEKYSEKLASKPRWLVFNKIDLLDRDEAEAKAKAIAQALGWDDKYYLISAASQMGVKDLCWDVMHFIIENPVVHEEEAKQPEKVEFMWDDYHRQQLEEIEAEAEEEWDDDWDEDDDEGVEIVYQR; encoded by the coding sequence ATGAAGTTTGTTGATGAAGCTACGATCCTGGTCGTGGCGGGTGATGGCGGTAACGGCTGCGTAAGCTTCCGTCGTGAAAAATACATTCCGAAAGGCGGCCCTGATGGCGGCGACGGCGGTGATGGCGGTGATGTCTGGCTGGAAGCGGATGAGAACCTCAACACCCTTATCGATTACCGTTTTGAGAAATCTTTCCGCGCTGAGCGTGGTCAGAACGGGCAGAGCCGTGACTGCACCGGTAAACGTGGTAAAGACGTCACCGTCAAAGTGCCGGTCGGCACGCGTGTTATCGATCAAGGTACTGGCGAAACGATGGGCGATATGACCAAACACGGTCAGCGTCTGATGGTCGCTAAAGGCGGCTGGCATGGCCTTGGTAACACTCGCTTTAAATCTTCCGTTAACCGTACGCCGCGCCAGAAAACGATGGGTACACCGGGCGAAAAGCGCGATCTCCAGTTGGAACTGATGCTGCTGGCAGATGTAGGTATGCTGGGTATGCCAAATGCCGGTAAATCCACCTTTATTCGTGCGGTATCTGCGGCGAAGCCAAAAGTGGCGGACTATCCCTTTACCACGCTGGTGCCAAGCCTTGGCGTCGTGCGTATGGATAACGAGAAAAGCTTTGTTGTCGCCGACATCCCTGGTTTGATCGAGGGCGCGGCGGAAGGCGCTGGCCTTGGCATCCGCTTCCTGAAACACCTTGAGCGCTGCCGCGTGCTGCTGCACCTGATCGATCTCGATCCGATCGACGGTTCCGATCCGGCGGAAAACGCCCGCATTATTGTGGGTGAACTGGAAAAATACAGCGAGAAACTGGCTTCTAAACCGCGCTGGCTGGTCTTTAACAAAATCGACCTGTTGGATCGCGACGAGGCTGAAGCTAAAGCCAAAGCAATCGCACAAGCGCTGGGCTGGGACGATAAATATTATCTGATCTCTGCTGCGAGCCAGATGGGCGTGAAAGATCTTTGCTGGGACGTGATGCACTTCATCATCGAAAACCCTGTTGTTCACGAAGAAGAAGCGAAGCAGCCTGAAAAAGTCGAGTTTATGTGGGATGACTATCATCGCCAGCAGCTCGAAGAGATTGAAGCTGAAGCGGAAGAAGAGTGGGATGACGACTGGGACGAAGATGACGACGAAGGCGTTGAAATCGTCTATCAGCGTTAG
- the yhbY gene encoding ribosome assembly RNA-binding protein YhbY: MNLSTKQKQHLKGLAHPLKPVVMLGSNGLTEGVLAEIEQALEHHELIKVKIASEDRETKTLIVDAIVRETGACNVQVIGKTLVLYRPSKERKISLPR, encoded by the coding sequence ATGAATCTGAGTACTAAACAAAAACAGCACCTGAAAGGTCTGGCCCATCCGCTCAAGCCGGTGGTTATGCTTGGCAGTAATGGTTTGACCGAAGGGGTACTGGCCGAGATTGAACAAGCGCTTGAGCACCATGAGTTAATCAAGGTGAAGATCGCCTCTGAAGACCGCGAAACTAAGACCCTGATTGTGGATGCCATCGTGCGTGAAACCGGCGCCTGTAATGTACAGGTCATCGGGAAAACGCTGGTGCTCTACCGCCCGTCAAAGGAACGTAAAATTTCGCTGCCCCGCTAA
- the pmrB gene encoding two-component system sensor histidine kinase PmrB, translating into MNSMRRRLMLMLALILLFFQLISVIWLWHESREQISFLVNETLSAKSRTNHVEKEIREAIASLLVPSLVMVGFTLFFSFWAVTWITRPLSLLSHTLANRSADNLSPVPIDSAMEEISAVTLSLNQLFSRLDHTIQQERLFTADAAHELRTPLAGIRLHLELMEQSGVTQAAPLLARIDRLMHTVEQLLMLSRAGQALASGHYETLRWYEDIIAPLRSEMDELVEQREQHIIWPVGELAQHVQGDAVLLRLMLRNLVENASRYSPEKSRIVVQLIPEQDGSSLSVIDQGPGIAKEQRQAITEPFRRLDQRYGGSGLGLSIVQRIVHLHRGRLILNDAPEGGLAASCWLPETINQQ; encoded by the coding sequence ATGAACAGCATGCGCCGTCGGCTAATGCTGATGCTGGCGCTTATTCTTCTTTTCTTTCAGCTCATTAGTGTTATCTGGTTGTGGCATGAAAGCCGCGAGCAGATCAGTTTCCTGGTCAACGAAACGCTGTCGGCGAAATCCCGTACGAACCATGTCGAAAAAGAGATCCGCGAGGCGATCGCTTCGCTGCTGGTCCCTTCGCTGGTAATGGTCGGGTTTACCCTCTTTTTTTCTTTCTGGGCGGTGACCTGGATTACGCGGCCGCTCAGTCTGCTGAGCCACACACTCGCTAACCGCTCTGCAGATAATCTGTCCCCTGTCCCCATTGATTCAGCAATGGAGGAGATAAGCGCGGTTACACTTTCGCTCAACCAGCTTTTCTCACGCCTCGACCATACCATTCAGCAGGAGCGTCTGTTTACGGCCGATGCCGCGCACGAGTTACGCACGCCGCTTGCCGGCATCCGGCTTCATCTGGAGCTAATGGAGCAATCGGGCGTTACTCAGGCCGCGCCGCTTCTGGCACGCATCGACAGACTGATGCATACCGTCGAGCAATTACTGATGCTGTCGCGTGCCGGTCAGGCGCTGGCCAGTGGTCACTATGAAACGCTGCGTTGGTATGAAGATATCATTGCCCCACTGCGTAGTGAGATGGATGAACTGGTGGAGCAACGCGAACAACATATCATCTGGCCCGTCGGCGAGCTGGCGCAACATGTTCAGGGTGATGCGGTCTTGCTGCGTCTTATGCTGCGCAACCTGGTAGAAAATGCTTCCCGGTACAGTCCTGAGAAAAGCCGTATTGTCGTGCAACTGATACCGGAGCAGGATGGCAGCAGCCTGAGCGTTATTGACCAAGGGCCGGGAATAGCAAAAGAACAGCGTCAGGCAATAACAGAGCCTTTTCGCCGGTTGGATCAGCGTTATGGCGGCAGCGGCCTGGGACTCAGCATTGTGCAGCGTATCGTGCATCTGCATCGCGGTCGGTTAATACTGAATGACGCACCGGAAGGCGGGTTGGCGGCCTCATGCTGGTTGCCGGAGACCATTAATCAACAATAA
- the greA gene encoding transcription elongation factor GreA yields MQPIPMTLRGADKLREELDFLKSVRRPEIIAAIAEAREHGDLKENAEYHAAREQQGFCEGRIKDIEAKLSNAQVIDITKMPNNGRVIFGSTVTVLNLDTDEELTYRIVGDDEADFKQNLISVNSPIARGLVGKELDDVVAINTPGGVVEFEIIKVDYL; encoded by the coding sequence ATGCAACCTATTCCGATGACCTTACGTGGCGCTGATAAATTACGCGAAGAGCTGGACTTCCTGAAATCCGTGCGTCGCCCGGAAATCATTGCCGCTATCGCCGAAGCCCGCGAGCATGGCGATCTGAAAGAGAATGCGGAATACCATGCCGCTCGCGAGCAGCAGGGTTTCTGCGAAGGGCGTATTAAAGATATCGAAGCGAAACTTTCGAACGCGCAAGTGATTGATATCACCAAAATGCCCAATAACGGCCGCGTTATTTTCGGCTCCACCGTCACGGTGTTGAATCTCGATACCGATGAAGAGCTGACGTATCGCATCGTCGGTGACGATGAAGCAGATTTTAAACAGAATCTTATCTCTGTGAACTCGCCGATTGCACGTGGGTTGGTAGGTAAGGAACTGGATGACGTGGTGGCGATTAACACCCCGGGCGGTGTGGTTGAATTTGAAATTATCAAAGTCGATTATCTTTAA
- the pmrA gene encoding two-component system response regulator PmrA: MKLLIVEDDLLLQEGLALALGNEGYALDCAASAAQGDALLQSGEYSLIILDLGLPDKDGATLLSQWRRSGISTPVLILTARDALADRVNGLDAGADDYLVKPFALAELNARVRALIRRYQGHSDNLLQHDDITLNLQTQQVLLQGQPVEVTPKEFALLTRLMMRIDQTVHRETLQQDIYSWQDDPSSNTLEVHIHNLRRKLGKTRIRTVRGVGYRLERQP, encoded by the coding sequence ATGAAACTGCTGATAGTCGAAGATGATTTGCTGCTACAGGAAGGACTGGCGCTGGCGCTCGGTAACGAGGGCTATGCGCTGGATTGCGCCGCCAGCGCGGCACAGGGCGATGCGCTGCTTCAGAGCGGCGAATATAGCTTGATTATCCTCGACTTAGGCCTGCCTGATAAAGATGGCGCAACACTGTTAAGCCAGTGGCGTCGCAGCGGCATCAGTACACCGGTACTGATTCTGACCGCGCGTGACGCGCTGGCGGATCGCGTGAACGGTCTTGACGCCGGTGCAGATGATTATCTGGTTAAACCTTTTGCACTGGCGGAACTGAACGCGCGCGTACGGGCACTGATCCGTCGCTATCAGGGACATAGCGATAATCTTCTGCAGCACGACGACATTACCCTCAATCTGCAAACGCAGCAGGTTTTATTGCAGGGCCAGCCGGTAGAAGTCACGCCTAAAGAGTTTGCGTTATTAACCCGTCTGATGATGCGCATCGATCAGACCGTTCACCGCGAAACGCTGCAGCAGGATATCTACAGCTGGCAGGACGATCCGAGTTCCAATACGCTTGAAGTCCATATTCATAATTTGCGCCGCAAGCTTGGTAAAACACGCATCCGTACCGTACGTGGTGTCGGTTACCGACTGGAGCGCCAGCCATGA